The following coding sequences lie in one Rutidosis leptorrhynchoides isolate AG116_Rl617_1_P2 chromosome 6, CSIRO_AGI_Rlap_v1, whole genome shotgun sequence genomic window:
- the LOC139852162 gene encoding ubiquitin-like modifier-activating enzyme atg7, with protein MAGNKNEPVLQFAPFQSSVDEGFWHGLSSLKLNKLKIDESPISITGFYAPCSNSQVSSHLTLLTDSLPTEPNDEPSIETSRGNRNKCSVPGTLYNTNTLEGFHALDKQGLLKAEAKKIWDDIRLGKAEEDGSVLLRFLLISFADLKKFNFYYWFAFPALVLDPPATLVDLKPASKWFTPDETESVLSCCNEWRTSSLTADVPFFLISISSNSHATTRPLKDFEACQREDDKILFGFYDPCHLPNNPGWPLRNYLAFISARWNIKKVQFLCYRENHGFADLSLSLVGEALIQPSQAWQDRQHVPNAVGWELNRGKRVPRCINLSTSMDPTRMAISAADLNLKLMRWRALPSLNLNMLSGTKCLLLGAGTLGCQVARMLMAWGVRKITLVDSGKVAMSNPLRQSLYTLEDCLDGGDFKALAAVKSLNRIFPAVEAEGIVMAIPMPGHPVPSQEEQNVLDDCKRLHNLVESHDAVFLLTDTRESRWLPTLLCANANKLTITAALGFDSFLVMRHGAGPFGGPVDSKAASVGSISTTVENMSLTQSDSKLRLGCYFCNDVVAPVDSTANRTLDQQCTVTRPGLAPIASALAVELLVGILHHPLGISAEAEFGNSSDSGSSEQPLGILPHQIRGALSQFSQMILVGHSSSSCTACCPIVVKEYQKRGLDFILQAINHPTYLEDLTGLTELMKSANSFELDWDNETDNDDDCVEI; from the exons ATGGCTGGTAACAAGAACGAGCCTGTTTTGCAATTTGCACCGTTTCAGAGTTCTGTGGATGAGGGTTTTTGGCATGGGTTATCTTCTTTAAAACTCAACAAGTTAAAAATAGACGAGTCACCAATTTCGATAACAG GTTTTTATGCACCTTGCTCAAATTCTCAAGTATCAAGTCATCTAACTCTTCTTACCGATTCCTTACCAACCGAACCAAACGATGAACCATCGATCGAAACCAGCAGGGGTAACAGAAACAAATGTTCCGTTCCTGGCACTTTGTACAACACAAATACGTTGGAAGGTTTTCACGCCCTTGATAAACAAGGTTTATTAAAGGCTGAAGCAAAGAAG ATTTGGGACGATATCCGATTGGGAAAGGCAGAGGAAGACGGTTCGGTGCTTTTGAGGTTCCTTCTTATATCATTTGCAGACCTTAAGAAATTTAACTTTTATTATTGGTTTGCTTTCCCGGCTCTGGTTCTTGACCCACCTGCAACATTGGTTGATTTAAAGCCAGCGTCTAAATGGTTTACACCAGATGAG ACTGAATCAGTGTTGTCATGTTGTAATGAGTGGCGCACGTCAAGTTTAACAGCAG ATGTGCCATTCTTTTTGATTTCAATATCTTCAAATTCACATGCTACTACCAGACCACTAAAGGACTTTGAAGCTTGTCAACGTGAAGATGATAAG ATCCTATTTGGTTTCTATGATCCATGTCATCTTCCAAATAATCCTGGGTGGCCTTTACGCAACTATCTGGCATTTATATCTGCAAGATGGAACATTAAAAAGGTGCAATTTTTGTGCTATCGTGAGAACCATGGCTTTGCTGACCTCAGCTTGTCCCTTGTTGGTGAAGCTCTCATACAACCTTCACAAG CCTGGCAAGATCGACAACATGTGCCTAATGCTGTTGGATGGGAACTCAATAGAGGGAAGAGAGTACCCAGATGCATAAATCTATCTACTTCCATGGATCCGACTAG aatggCAATATCAGCTGCGGATTTGAATCTGAAGCTAATGAGATGGCGTGCATTGCCGTCTTTGAACCTGAACATGCTGTCTGGTACTAAATGTCTTTTGTTGGGAGCAGGGACTCTTGGATGTCAAGTTGCACGCATGCTTATG GCTTGGGGTGTAAGGAAAATAACCTTAGTCGATAGTGGTAAGGTGGCCATGTCAAATCCATTGAGGCAATCGTTATATACATTGGAAGACTGTCTCGATGGTGGTGACTTTAAAGCCTTGGCAGCAGTTAAAAGTCTCAACAGAATTTTTCCAGCAGTG GAAGCAGAAGGTATAGTAATGGCTATACCTATGCCTGGTCATCCAGTGCCTAGTCAAGAAGAACAAAACGTGCTTGACGACTGCAAACGTCTTCACAATTTAGTCGAGTCTCATGATGCTGTGTTTTTGTTGACCGATACAAGAGAAAGTCGTTGGCTTCCAACTTTATTATGTGCCAACGCTAATAAG CTAACAATAACAGCAGCGTTGGGGTTTGATAGTTTCCTGGTAATGCGTCACGGTGCTGGTCCTTTCGGTGGACCCGTTGATTCGAAAGCTGCATCTGTTGGCTCGATATCGACGACTGTTGAAAATATGTCGCTGACACAAAGTGACAGCAAGCTGAGGCTTGGTTGTTACTTTTGTAATGACGTTGTTGCACCTGTTGAC TCAACAGCCAACCGTACTTTGGACCAGCAATGTACGGTGACACGTCCCGGTCTTGCTCCTATTGCATCTGCTCTCGCAGTTGAGCTCTTAGTAGGGATTTTGCATCATCCTCTTGG aatatCTGCAGAAGCAGAATTTGGTAACTCTTCGGATAGTGGCAGCAGTGAGCAACCTCTTGGTATATTACCGCATCAAATTCGAGGCGCCCTTTCACAGTTTTCTCAGATGATTCTCGTGGGCCATTCCTCAAGTAGTTGCACCGCTTGTTGTCCAATC GTGGTTAAGGAGTACCAGAAAAGGGGTTTGGATTTTATCCTACAAGCCATAAATCATCCGACATATTTGGAGGATCTAACTGGACTAACAGAATTGATGAAATCGGCCAACTCATTTGAACTTGATTGGGATAACGAGACTGATAACGACGATGATTGTGTTGAAATCTGA